A segment of the Aureliella helgolandensis genome:
ACCGGCCAGTCCGCTCCCGCGGAACAGATTGTGCAACAGCGTTTCAATACGATCCGAAGCTGTATGTGCGGTCAATACGTAGCGGGCTCCCACGCGGTAGGCTACATCCGTTAGGAAGGCGTATCGCATGTTTCGGGCCTGCTCTTCGGACCGTTTTGCCTTGGCTGCTGACGTTTCGGGGCCCTGCAGGTCGCGGTAGGAATCTGCTCGAGCCACGTAACAACGTAAACCCAGGCTCTGTGCGAGTCGACGCACAAACTCCGCATCTTGATCGCTCTCTTCACCGCGCCAGCAATGGTTGAAGTGCGCGACATCGAGCAGTTCAAGGTTCGGAGCCAGGCGGACCATCGCGCGCACTAGAGCCACGCTATCGGCACCTCCGCTGATCGCAAGCAGCAGTCGCGTGTGCTGCCAACGTGGGACGGGCCAAAGAGCTTGGATTGATGCTTCTAGCGCATGCTGTTCCATGCCATCCGACCTAAGCTTTCCCCAATTTGGCTTCGGACAGTTGCCGGTAGTAGTCGATGGTTTGCCGCAAGCCTGTTTCCAAGTTCGTTTGGGGCTCAAATCCGAGCAGGCTGCGCGCCAAGGTGATGTCGGCCAAGCTCTCGCGCACGTCGCCAACGCGCGCGGGTTGGAAATCTGGTGTAACCTTCTTACCCAGCAAGTTAGATAGATGTTCCAGCAGCTGAAGCAAGCTAGTTTGTCGCCCCTCCGCCATGTTGATGACCTGTCCGGCCGCTCCGGCTGACTCGGCGGCTAGCAGGTTGCCTTGGACGACGTTTCCAACGTAAATGAAATCGCGTGATTGGCCTCCGTCACCGTAGATCGTTGGCGGTTTGCCACTCAGGATGGCCGTTACGAATAGTGGGATGACGGCCGAATAGGGGCTGGCAGGATCCTGGCGTGGTCCGAAGACATTGAAATAACGCAAGCCAACCGTTTCGAGACCAAAGCTGTGGTAGAAGGCTTGGCAATACAGTTCGCCTGCCAGCTTTGCGGCCGCATAGGGGCTTAAGACTTGGGGGAGATCGGACTCCCGTTTGGCTGTGAAGGGACGGTCACCGTAAGCGCTGCTACTCGCTGCATAGACGACGCGTCGTACCCCCGCTTTAACCGCCTGGTTGAGCACATTGAGTGTCCCGGTTGCGCACGCTTGATGCACTTCAAGCGGCTTCTCGATACTGAGCGGTACTGAAGCTAGGGCGGCCTGATGGAAGACGAGTTCTACGCCTTGCATGGCTTTCGAGACTGCCGCCTCGTCGCAAATATCCCCCTCCACAAACTCGATGTCATCCCAAACGTGTGCCAAGTTGTGTTTGAATCCAGTGCAAAGGTTGTCCAGCACGCGCACCTGATCGCCGCGTTCGACGACTGCAGTGGTGATGTGCGATGCAATAAACCCAGCACCTCCGGTGACTAGTACTTTTGCCATGGGATTTCCAATCTATGCTGCATCAGAAAGAGAGTAATAGGTAAGAGTTGGTTGCGTGCTTGCCAGCGCCGAGCGGCCTCACGATTGGCTGATGGAATCGATTACACCGCGTTGGGTGGGGAGCCATTCGCCGAAGCTTCCCGCAGCGATATGCTTGCGAGCTGCCGACATGAGCTGTTGGTAGAAGGTTAAATTGTGGTGTGTCAGCAGGATGGGACCGAGCATTTCGCCAGCAATGAACAGGTGCCGCAAGTAGGCCCGGCTATGACGGCAGGCTAAGCAGGGGCAAGTTTCATCGATGGGCCGTCGATCATCGGCGTGCTTGGCATTTCGCATGCGCAAGGTGCCCTGCCAAGTAAAGGCTAGTGCATTGCGTCCGTTACGCGTGGGCATTACGCAGTCAAACATGTCGATACCGCGTGCGATTCCTTCTAGCAGATCAATAGGCCGTCCAACGCCCATCAGATACCGAGGTTTGTCGGCAGGCAAGAAGGGGGTGGTGGCAGCAATCATGCGGTACATCTCTGGTGGCGGCTCTCCGACACTCAGCCCGCCTACTGCGTAGCCGTCGAAAGGTAGCTGCGTGAGTCCTTGCGCACTTTCTTGGCGTAGTTCTACATCCAGGCCGCCTTGCACGATGGCAAATTTTGCCTGCTGCTGTCGGCTGGCAACTTCCAAGCAGCGGCTGGCCCATCGCGTGGAACGCTGCATGGCATCACGAACAACCTCGCGTTCGGCAGGCAGGGCCACGACGTGGTCGAGGACCATCGCAATATCGCTTCCCAATCGCTCCTGGATGCGTATCGACTCTTCAGGAGTTAGCTCGAGTTTTCGCCCATCGATATGCGACTGAAAGGTGGCTCCTTGCTCAGTGATCTTGGCGCATTGCGATAGGCTGAAGATCTGAAAGCCACCGCTATCAGTCAAGATGGGACCATCCCAGCCCATGAACTCATGCAGACCGCCCAACCGTTCAACGCGCTCGCTACCGGGGCGCAGCGCCAAGTGGTAGGTATTCCCGAGAATGAGGGATGCCCCGGTCGTCTTTACCTGATCGACGGTCAAGCCTTTGACGGTTCCCAATGTGCCGACGGGCATGAAGACAGGAGTCTCTACCGTCCCGCGTGGAGTATGGAGTTCACCAAATCGAGCAGAAGAGTGGGGATCGCTACCTTGTAGATTGAAGCCAAAGTCCTCAGCCAAAGCGAACTCTCCCTGAGCCTTGCGTATCGAAAACTGCTGTAAAAAATAAAGCGTTCCCGTGAAACGGAAACGCTTTAATGGATTCAATCCGAGCTCTGAATTCTCGCAAGTATCAATCGCCGCGAAGCTTGAGCTCCATGCCTTCGAGCTTCTCGCGAACTTCGTTCAGGCTGGTGACCCCAAAGTTCTTCGACTCTAGCAGGTCATCTCCCGTCTTGCGAATCAACTCCGAAATGGTGTTGATACCCAAGCGAACCATACATTTTCGGGCTCGTACCGAGAGATTAAGGTCTGAAATCGGACGATCCAAGACGGCCTGTTGGTCGGGCGTCATGCCGGAGGTGTCCAACGGTGGATCCGGTTCCCGTTGTTGGTCTGCGAGCTGTCCGAGCGACAAGCCCTTAGACGACAGCATTTCGCGGATCTCAACCAGACTGGTTTCCCCGAAATTCTTGCTAGAGAGCAGTTGCTGCTCGCTGGTTCGCACCAAGTCGCCAAGCGTCTCGACGCCCATTTTCTGCAGGCAATTGCGGCTTCGCACCGACAGCTCGAAATCGTTGACTGAGATACTGAGCAACTGGCTCAAACGCTCTGTCTGACGTGCAGCATCTTCGTCGAAGTGGACGTTGCCAGATGCGGAAGCATCCTTCATGTACAACCGTGCACGAGGGTGGTCTGGGAACACGTCCAGCACGCGTTTGTAGCAGGCTTGGGCTTTCGAAAAATCGTTGCGATCTTCGTAGATAATGCCAAGATTGATCAGGGTGCCGATGTGAGCTGGGAAGCAAGAGGCGGCACGCTCATAGAGCATCAATGCCTCTTCATCGTTCCCCTTGCGATCGTTCTCGCTGGCTAGTCCGAATAACGCACCCGGGTGGTGGTCGTCGTATTGCAAAGCTCGATTGTAGAGTCGCAAGACTTCGTCGAAGTGTCCGTCGCGTACGGCGACCGTTGCACCCCGCTGGTAGTTGTACTCTGCAGTCTGCTCCGCAGGGCCAAAGATATTATCGAGGATGTCCATCGCATCTTGCAGTCGGCTGAGGTATCTCAGTACTTCCGCCGAGGCAATTTGACATTGATCCGCGTCGTAGCCAGCCATCTTGGCCGAGTCGAAGAATTTCAAGGCTTCTTCGTAATGATCGAGTTGGAAGTTGGTTTTGGCCAGATAGTAAAGCGCCAGGGCGCCACCATCGGCATGCGAAAGCGTCTCGCGAGCTTCACTGAATTTTCCAACTAAATACTGACTGACCCCTAAACGAACCGCTTGGGCTGGACTGCGCTCGGTTACTTGCGCAAGCTCGCCTACCGCATCGCGAAGAACGCCAAGTTGGCTGTAATCCTCGGATATGGTTTTGCAGATCTGTTTGATCTCGTTGGGGCCGAAGGATTGGTTGGATACGACCATATCCTTAACATCTAGCACCGGCGCTTCCGTCATCCTGCAATGACTCCTAGGTCTACTGCTGTGAATTTAGATATCGAAGAGCCAGCGGCGGGAGTCGAACCCGCAACCCCCGCATTACGAATGCGGTGCTCTGCCGATTGAAGCTACGCTGGCGACTTAAACCGTAGGTGAGCGGTCACTTAGGGGTGCCAAAATTAAACAGTCCCCAGTTGGTTTGGTCAATAGGATTCGAATTTGCATTCATTGCCACCAGCGTGAATTGCCACCGGTGGGTGGGAAGATCTAACGGATAGATCGATTTTACAACGCTTTTTGAAGCTCCCGGCGCATTTAGGGCTAGAAAAAATTGCCAAAAAAATTTGGTAAAGCAAAAAAAATTGCGACTTTTTTTCCTTAGGCTCCCAGGGCCGCGACTTTTCCATTGCTGTGCACCCCCCCAGGGAGGCGATTGCGGTCCTCCCGTGGCCCACGCGACGTTTGTAGATATTATAAGTGCGGATGATGAATGGTGCGGATGATTTGACGGTGCAGTGTTCGACGGTGGAGGGATTGGCCCGATCGTCAATTGCATGAATTGCAGGCCCTCGACGACTCGCTGCGCTTCCTAGGTTTGCCCCGGCTGTAGAGCATGCACTCTTGTTACTGGCTTTCTGGAGCCGGCGATGTGGGCCGTCGAATACGAATCCTTAGAAATTGATACTTGATTAGCGAGCGATTGTTTGCCATGGAAGCTCCCTCGATTCCCGACTTTTCGCGTGGCGACGGATTACTACCCGCCATCGCCCAGCATCATGAAACCGGACAGGTCCTGATGTTGGCCTGGATGAATCAAGCTGCTTGGGAGGAGACGTTGGCCACCGGCAAGGCGGTGTATTTCAGCCGTAGTCGGGGCAAACTTTGGCGAAAAGGGGAGGAAAGCGGGCATGTGCAAACCGTGCGGGAGATTCGTGTCGATTGCGATGCAGATACAATCCTCCTCAAAGTCGATCAGGTTGGAGCCGCCTGCCATGAGGGGTTCGAAAGTTGCTTTTTCCGAAAGATCGCCAGCAATGGTTCTGCCCAAATTTGCGAAACACGGCTCAAAGAACCCTCCGAAATTTACTCCCACCCAAGCGAGCACGCCACGATGAAAGACTCTCCTAATGCTGAGACGACAACCCCGCGGAATCAACCTTGGATCCGCGGCATCGTTCCGCCTCTGGTCACTCCGCTGCTCGGTCGCGACGAGCTAGACCAAGCCGGTCTGGAACGCTTGCTTGAGCATGTCATTGCCGGGGGAGTGCAGGGAGTTTTTATTCTGGGGACAACCGGCGAAGCACCAAGCCTTAGCTATCGCTTGCGTCGCGAGATGATTGCATCGACCTGCCGATTGGTAGCGGGCAGGGTTCCGGTGTTGGTGGGCATCACCGACACTTCTTTTGTTGAATCGATGAATGTTGCCCGAGTAGCAGCTGAAGCGGGGGCTACTGCGGTCGTGCTCTCCACGCCCTACTATTTCCCCGCGGGACAGACTGAGCTTATTCAGTATGTGGAACACCTTGCCGAAGAGTCGCCCCTGCCAATCATGCTCTACAACATGCCGAGCATGACGAAGGTGCAGTTTGAGATTGAGACGCTCAAAACGCTCTCCACACACAAAAACATCATCGGAGTCAAAGACAGTGGGGGGGACCTTGAATACTTCAAGCAATTGCTTCCGTTGAAAGTCTTGCGCCCAGATTGGTCCATTTTGATCGGTCCAGAACACCTTACGGCGCAGGCGGTAATGTTGGGCGGGGATGGAGGGGTCAATGGCGGTGCTAATATTTTCCCTGCGACCTTTACACAGATTTTCGCCGCTGCCGAGCGCAAGGACATCGAAGCGATGCGCGAGCTGCAAGATCGCATCGAACGCTTGCAGGCCATCTACGACGTCGGCAAGTATGCGAGTCGGTTTATCAAAGCTACCAAGTGTGCGCTTTCAGTACGCGGCATATGTAGCGACTTCATGGCAGAGCCGTTCAACCATTTCTTGGAGCCAGAACGCCAGCGAGTTGCGAGTATTCTGGAGGCTCTCTAAGTTGACCATCGCAATCGCTACAGCCTGCATTTTCAGCGCGAATGGCTTCAGAGGAAATTTCTCAAAAAAATGGACTCCTCCCGAGCGAAGTTAACGTATGTTTCAAATGGCTTAAAAAATATTACCCACTTGGAACTGCATCATGAAGTTTTTAGCGCTCTGCTTCGCATTCACTCTATGCTTGAACAGTCACGCTGCTGAACTGCCTTTCGCAATCAACGCCAAAGCGGTTAATTCCCCTGCGGCGATCCCTGCAGCGACCTACGATCCTGCCCTTTCAGTTGCGGAAAATAATGCGAGGCTCACTGAAGTCGACCCCCACAGCCGATTGTTGCTTGCTTTCGAACTTGAGGGCCAGCAGGTTGTAGCCAGCGAGCTCATTGGAACTCCTGTCCAGTTCACCGTCGATGGACAGGCCTTTGCGGGGCAAATTTCAAGCTTCGAATTTGAGGGTGGAAAGCTTCAGGATTCCACGCTGCGTGTATTCGCGCAGATTAAAAACCGCCAACAAAATGGTGACTGGCTGCTCAAGCATGGTAGGATAGGTGTCATCTCTTTTGGAGCGGAGGCAAACTCCAATCACTAGTGCTGTGTCTGTCACGGACTGATGTGGACCCTACAGCAACTTGACCGTGAGCGTTGTAAAAGACGTTTCACTAGACCGCATCTTCTTGGGCGAAGGAGATGCGGTCTTTCTTTTTAAAGATGCATTGTTGAGATGGCTGCACTGCTGGAGGCAGCGGAAGGGAAGTCCGCCAGCCAATTTTCACTCGGGCGGCGCGTCCTCAACAGCGAATTTCCAAGTGCTGCCTGATTCGAGAGAAAGCGGGGAATCGCTGAGGGCCAACCGCAGTGTTTCTATGGGCATGGAGTGCTGTTGCATGATGGCATCGTGAAACTGGCGATTGGACATCTCACCACTTTGGACGAACTCAGCGTGCATGCGCCGTAGTTGCAAGCCACCGAGCATGTAAGCGGCTTGGTAGAGCGGGCTGTAACCTCCCATAATCGAGCGACGCACTTCCGCTACAGCCGCCGACCTTTCATGCCCCACCCGCTCGACCAGATAGTCGACGCATTCCTCGGGAGTCATCTCTCCCAAGTGGTAGCTCAAGGAGAAGATAATCCGTGCGCAGCGATGCTTGCGCCAGAACAGCATGCCCACGCGATCCTCAGGGCCGTGCGCAAAATCAAGGTCCCATAGGTACATCTCCCAGTACAGGGCCCAGCCCTCCATCCAGAAGGGAGTCGCAAACATTTCGCGATACGGACGATACCGGGCAAGCATATGATATTGCAAATGATGTCCAGGAATTAGTTCATGGTGGACGGTGGCACGCGAAAAATGTTCATTGTTGCTCCGCATGCTCATCAATTTCTCTTCCTGAGTCATCGTGTCGGTGGGAAACGAGACGATGATGGAGTCACCACCTAAGAAATAGGGATTCACACGTTGGCGTTCCGGACTCATCATCAGCATCCGCCAACCGTTGGCAGCCAGTGGTGGCACCGTGATTAAGTCATGAGATTCGAGAAAGCGGATCGCTTCCCACGCAAGATCGTGGATCATCTTGGGTTGTTCCCCTGGGCGGACATGCTTGCTTTTGACGATGTCCATCGCCGCCCGCCAATCGTCGCCGCAACCCAGCTCGGCTGAAGCTTTCGCCATTTGTTGGTCGCACCAAGCCATCTCGCGATGCGCAAGTTCAATCAGTTCCGCGGGATCATGTGCAATCCATTCATGGTCCAGTTCCACTCGCAGCCCCTCTCGTCCAATGGGCAGCCCAATAATCGTTTCCTTGTCCGCATCGGGTACCCCCACCACCTTTTCACGCAAGGCGATGCGATGGCGTTCCACCGCCGTCAATAGGCGGGCAACCGGCTGTTTTGCCCACCAGGAATACTCGGGGTTGTAACCGTCGTAAAACTGGTGCGCCTGGCGAATCTCGCGCGTCAACGATTCAATCAATTCACTCGCCCGCAATGCTGCCAGACGCTGTTGAATCGCCTGCTCACTCTGGTCGAGCACATCCAGCTTGGCAACCTGATCGGCTGCGTGCTCAGCGATTTGAGCTGCCTGGTCGAGTTCTGCGGCAACTTCACTGGCCTCGATGACCTGGACGTCCTCGCGTGCTGTGCAGTAGCGGACGATTGCATCGGCGTAGGGCAGCAGGGCGGCGGCAGCCTCATCTCGCACGCCGTTCAGCTCCAGCATTTTCAACCGATACTCCAGCTCGCTACGTAGCAGTAGGTAGTCGATCTGGCTGGCACGATCCAGGCTGCTAAATTCCCGTTCCGCGAGTCGTTGCTGCCATTGCTCCATGACTTCGCGGCGTAGCGTTCGAGCTACGGGATCCAGTGGAGTGCGATAGCGTTTGTCGAGTGTTTTAAGGTCGGCTGAGCACCGCTCAACCCAGCGTTGGAGCGTCTCTTCATTTTCAGGGGGAAGGATCGTGTCCAGCGCGACGGAGGTTTCCTGGATGGTTTGACCGCACGTACGCGCGCCCTCCCCGTGCCCGGCCGCGCCCCAGGAAAATGCCGCACCAATCATTAGGGTGTGCAGCAGTCGCGGACAAAAACGCTTGGCAGAGGTCATCGGTAGCATTGAGTAAACCTTATTCATGTGGCAAGATCGCGTCAGGAGGCAAGGGAAGACCTCTAGCATCTCCCATTGTAAGTCCGTCACTCCATCGCTGCAGCCTGATCCCCGAGAATTGCTATGCCTTCCGATGCCTTACCGTTTACTGGTTTTCCGTGCGACACAATCGATTTTCTCGCCGATTTGGGAGCGAACAACACTCGGGAATGGTTTTCACTCAACAAAGCCCGCTATGAGCAGAGTTTTCTTGCTCCCTCACTGAAGTTCATCGCAGCCATGGAGAAACCGTTGCAACGCGTGGCGCCCCTGTTAAAAGCCGAGCCCAAGAAGATGGGGGGCTCGCTAATGAGGATCTACAAGGACACGCGTTTTTCCAAAGACAAGACACCGTACAAAACCAATATTGGCATCCATTTTCGCCATCAACTCGGCAAGGATGTGCATTCTCCCGGTGTCTACTTGCACATCGCCCCCGATGGTTGCTTCATGGGTGCTGGCATCTGGCGTCCCGATTCAGCGTCGCTCAGCCTAATTCGAGAGCGCATTCTGCAAGATGAAGCCGCGTGGACACGCATGCGGCGCGGCAAACGGTTTCGCGAGACCTTTGAATTGCACGATGACCGATTGAAAACGGCTCCCCGAGGCATCGACAGATCGCACCCTCAGATCGAAGACCTGCGACTGAAGAGCTTCATTGCAATGGCGCCGCTGAGTCGCCAAGTGATCCAGGGGCCTGAGCTCATCAAGACGCTCACACAGCGCGTGCGAGACGCACAACCTCTGATGCTGTTCCTGGCTGAAGCGCTGGGGCATCCCTATTGATTGGAGCAGCGGCGGCTAACGGAGGATTTGGGCAATGGGAGTCCCATTGTTGCAAATCTTGAAGGGGCGACCGTTGGGAGCAATGAACTCTTCGTCCAGTGGCAAGCCCATGGTAGCGGCGATTGTGGCGTTTAAGTCTTCGGGGTACACGGCATCTTCCTCCACCGAGTGCCCGCGCTCGTCGGATTTGCCATACACCGTACCACCACGAATCCCAGCTCCGCAGAGCAGGGCTGAAAACGCACCTGGGTGGTGATCTCGACCGGCATTCTCGTTAATCGTCGGCGATCTACCAAATTCAGTTGCAAGAACGACCAGGACTTCTCCCAGCATCCCACGGTTGGCCAAATCTCTCAAAAGTGCACCAAGGGCATTGTCGAGATTGGTGACCATGGCGGGAAGGGCATCGTAGATGTCGTTGTGGTGGTCCCAACCTCCATATTGCACCTCGACAAACCGCACTCCACGCTCAACCAATCGACGAGCCAGCAGGCAGCCCTGCCCCAGCGAGTTGTTGCCGTAAAACTCGCGTACTTCTTCCTTTTCTTCCTTGATGTCAAAGGCTTTCAGCTCTGACGAACCCATTAGACGCACCGCCTCGCGATAGGTCTGGTCGTACGCTTCAATCAGGTGGCTCTTGTACTGGGTTCTGAACTTGAGGTCAAATTGATTGGCCAGTGACATGCGTCGGCGAAATTGATCGTCCGCCAAGTAATCTGGGCTGGCCGTGTTCTGCAAGCCCGTCTTGGGATTGTTTACGGGAACTGGTGCGAGAGAGGCGGGGAGGAAGCCAGCTCGTGGATGCTCTGCCGCTGCGCCGATGAGCACATTTCCAGGTAGACTCGTGCCGAGTTTTCCGTGAACGTGATTGGCCCATGCGCCCATGCCGGGATGCCGAATCGAATTGAGAGGTTTATAGCTGGTGCGCATCTGGTAGCAGCCCTGCTCGTGCGCCCCGGTTTCTGTGGTCATGGAGCGGATGAGCGCCATGCCATTCATGAGGTAGGCCAGCTTGGGGAGCTTGTCGGAGAATTCGACGCCTGCCAATCGCGTTTTGGTAGTGGTGGTTTCACCTTGTGCATCCGTGCCCACTTTAGGATCGAAGGTGTCGAGGTGGCTCATGGCCCCGTTCATGTAGAGATAGATAACGTGCTTGGCCGCACCACTGGTCTGCCCACCCGTCTCGGAGGCAGCTGAGCGAGCAAATCCTCCCAGCCCTAGCCCACCGGCGCAGGTGACCCCCAACAAGCCTTGGGTCGTCGCCAAAAATCTACGTCGGGACATGTCTGCATCATTGTTGTTGGCGCATGCTCTTGAACGTTTCATCTCGAAATCCATTTTGCACAAAGAGGTTCTGTCACAGACTTGCTGCACCGTACTTACGCTGCGTTCACTGCGGGACGTTCCGGATCGGCTTACTGCACGAACAAGAATTCACGCGTGTTGATCAATGCCCAAACGACATTCCCGTACCCCATGGCCGCATCGCCCCGCGCCATCTCACGCAGCGCGTAATCTTGATCCCGTTTGGTAGGTTCCCGATTGAGGATCGATAAAAACATCACTCTGAGTGCATCGCGACGGCCGTGGACTCGTTGCAGGTTGTCATGGATGACGGAACCTTCCTCAAGCATCATATGGGTGAAAGGACCGTTAAACATGGTTAGGATTTGCGGGACGGTTGGATCGGTACTGTCACCTTCGATGGTCTCGCGATCACACTGGCCGAATTGGCGGATAAAGTGCTCGGCCGGTAAGGGGCTGGGGAGTTCAGAAGATCGTGCCAGCACCTGCCTGCGGTAGGCTGCGACTCCCAGTAGCTTTGCTTGGGCTTTGGGGCCCAAGCTGTCTTCAAACTTTTTTGCACTCTGTTCAATCTGCTTCGCAGAAACGGTAGAAAGGTCTACTTCGGCAACACTCGCAAACGACTTGGCGTCAGGCAACTGGAAAGTGTAGGGGTTGTAGACGGC
Coding sequences within it:
- a CDS encoding DUF2461 domain-containing protein; its protein translation is MPSDALPFTGFPCDTIDFLADLGANNTREWFSLNKARYEQSFLAPSLKFIAAMEKPLQRVAPLLKAEPKKMGGSLMRIYKDTRFSKDKTPYKTNIGIHFRHQLGKDVHSPGVYLHIAPDGCFMGAGIWRPDSASLSLIRERILQDEAAWTRMRRGKRFRETFELHDDRLKTAPRGIDRSHPQIEDLRLKSFIAMAPLSRQVIQGPELIKTLTQRVRDAQPLMLFLAEALGHPY
- a CDS encoding dihydrodipicolinate synthase family protein translates to MKDSPNAETTTPRNQPWIRGIVPPLVTPLLGRDELDQAGLERLLEHVIAGGVQGVFILGTTGEAPSLSYRLRREMIASTCRLVAGRVPVLVGITDTSFVESMNVARVAAEAGATAVVLSTPYYFPAGQTELIQYVEHLAEESPLPIMLYNMPSMTKVQFEIETLKTLSTHKNIIGVKDSGGDLEYFKQLLPLKVLRPDWSILIGPEHLTAQAVMLGGDGGVNGGANIFPATFTQIFAAAERKDIEAMRELQDRIERLQAIYDVGKYASRFIKATKCALSVRGICSDFMAEPFNHFLEPERQRVASILEAL
- a CDS encoding DUF885 family protein codes for the protein MLPMTSAKRFCPRLLHTLMIGAAFSWGAAGHGEGARTCGQTIQETSVALDTILPPENEETLQRWVERCSADLKTLDKRYRTPLDPVARTLRREVMEQWQQRLAEREFSSLDRASQIDYLLLRSELEYRLKMLELNGVRDEAAAALLPYADAIVRYCTAREDVQVIEASEVAAELDQAAQIAEHAADQVAKLDVLDQSEQAIQQRLAALRASELIESLTREIRQAHQFYDGYNPEYSWWAKQPVARLLTAVERHRIALREKVVGVPDADKETIIGLPIGREGLRVELDHEWIAHDPAELIELAHREMAWCDQQMAKASAELGCGDDWRAAMDIVKSKHVRPGEQPKMIHDLAWEAIRFLESHDLITVPPLAANGWRMLMMSPERQRVNPYFLGGDSIIVSFPTDTMTQEEKLMSMRSNNEHFSRATVHHELIPGHHLQYHMLARYRPYREMFATPFWMEGWALYWEMYLWDLDFAHGPEDRVGMLFWRKHRCARIIFSLSYHLGEMTPEECVDYLVERVGHERSAAVAEVRRSIMGGYSPLYQAAYMLGGLQLRRMHAEFVQSGEMSNRQFHDAIMQQHSMPIETLRLALSDSPLSLESGSTWKFAVEDAPPE
- the tgt gene encoding tRNA guanosine(34) transglycosylase Tgt gives rise to the protein MAEDFGFNLQGSDPHSSARFGELHTPRGTVETPVFMPVGTLGTVKGLTVDQVKTTGASLILGNTYHLALRPGSERVERLGGLHEFMGWDGPILTDSGGFQIFSLSQCAKITEQGATFQSHIDGRKLELTPEESIRIQERLGSDIAMVLDHVVALPAEREVVRDAMQRSTRWASRCLEVASRQQQAKFAIVQGGLDVELRQESAQGLTQLPFDGYAVGGLSVGEPPPEMYRMIAATTPFLPADKPRYLMGVGRPIDLLEGIARGIDMFDCVMPTRNGRNALAFTWQGTLRMRNAKHADDRRPIDETCPCLACRHSRAYLRHLFIAGEMLGPILLTHHNLTFYQQLMSAARKHIAAGSFGEWLPTQRGVIDSISQS
- a CDS encoding DUF1501 domain-containing protein encodes the protein MKRSRACANNNDADMSRRRFLATTQGLLGVTCAGGLGLGGFARSAASETGGQTSGAAKHVIYLYMNGAMSHLDTFDPKVGTDAQGETTTTKTRLAGVEFSDKLPKLAYLMNGMALIRSMTTETGAHEQGCYQMRTSYKPLNSIRHPGMGAWANHVHGKLGTSLPGNVLIGAAAEHPRAGFLPASLAPVPVNNPKTGLQNTASPDYLADDQFRRRMSLANQFDLKFRTQYKSHLIEAYDQTYREAVRLMGSSELKAFDIKEEKEEVREFYGNNSLGQGCLLARRLVERGVRFVEVQYGGWDHHNDIYDALPAMVTNLDNALGALLRDLANRGMLGEVLVVLATEFGRSPTINENAGRDHHPGAFSALLCGAGIRGGTVYGKSDERGHSVEEDAVYPEDLNATIAATMGLPLDEEFIAPNGRPFKICNNGTPIAQILR
- a CDS encoding DNA-directed RNA polymerase subunit alpha C-terminal domain-containing protein, whose protein sequence is MTEAPVLDVKDMVVSNQSFGPNEIKQICKTISEDYSQLGVLRDAVGELAQVTERSPAQAVRLGVSQYLVGKFSEARETLSHADGGALALYYLAKTNFQLDHYEEALKFFDSAKMAGYDADQCQIASAEVLRYLSRLQDAMDILDNIFGPAEQTAEYNYQRGATVAVRDGHFDEVLRLYNRALQYDDHHPGALFGLASENDRKGNDEEALMLYERAASCFPAHIGTLINLGIIYEDRNDFSKAQACYKRVLDVFPDHPRARLYMKDASASGNVHFDEDAARQTERLSQLLSISVNDFELSVRSRNCLQKMGVETLGDLVRTSEQQLLSSKNFGETSLVEIREMLSSKGLSLGQLADQQREPDPPLDTSGMTPDQQAVLDRPISDLNLSVRARKCMVRLGINTISELIRKTGDDLLESKNFGVTSLNEVREKLEGMELKLRGD
- a CDS encoding SDR family oxidoreductase, which translates into the protein MAKVLVTGGAGFIASHITTAVVERGDQVRVLDNLCTGFKHNLAHVWDDIEFVEGDICDEAAVSKAMQGVELVFHQAALASVPLSIEKPLEVHQACATGTLNVLNQAVKAGVRRVVYAASSSAYGDRPFTAKRESDLPQVLSPYAAAKLAGELYCQAFYHSFGLETVGLRYFNVFGPRQDPASPYSAVIPLFVTAILSGKPPTIYGDGGQSRDFIYVGNVVQGNLLAAESAGAAGQVINMAEGRQTSLLQLLEHLSNLLGKKVTPDFQPARVGDVRESLADITLARSLLGFEPQTNLETGLRQTIDYYRQLSEAKLGKA